From the genome of Ptychodera flava strain L36383 chromosome 13, AS_Pfla_20210202, whole genome shotgun sequence:
CACTGTGACATTTCATGTAGAAGGAAAGTAAAACAGAAGAACATCACAGTTTCTGAGATTCAAGGAACATCATGAtgaaaactggtcaaaatcatgTTTAGAAATTCTTCACCGGTTCTTCTACAATTTAAGCAAATCTTCTTCTTTACAGAAAGTAACACAAGAAACCTGTATGTGTTTCCTTTAAGTGTCTTGAGTTCATGTGTCTCTTGTTCCTTTCAGAAGTAGTCTGTCATTGTCTCGTCATTGTACACAACAAGCATGTTTTACACAGCAATTTTTTTGCCCCATATCATGAAGCAGAAGTAGAGCACTGGCTTGCAAGAATGCAACACCCAACTGCAGGTTATGCAGAAGGTACCAACTGCCACATTCAGTCCGATACCTCTGCATCTCATttcatgtaaaccaaatataacTCATAAATTGCAGCAACAATGACGTCAACCCACTCCTTCCAGTGTGGCCACGTGGCAATATAACCCTTATAATTGCATACAACTGGGGTTGCTGGGTGCCAGCAATCAGGCAAGTGTAGTCAGGAAAAGATTGTTTtggttgaaaataatgaaatatttgtgGTTGTTTCACAGACCTTGGCTTTCTCAACGGCTTTCTTCGGCAAATGAATCCTTGGAAATGCATACATAGCACCCATCACTTCATTACACGACACCCCATCAACAGCATCAAAGGTTTCGGCAACAAGTTTGGCTTTCTCTCTCAGCGCCTGTAGTACAGCAGTCTTTTCCTGTGGAAAAAATCCATCCATACAAAGCATTTGTGTTACAATATATGCATatctgtattcatatgatatGGACAATCTTGGTTCATGGTGTTTCAAATGTCTGACTATAAAACCATCGTCATATCAGTTTTAAGGTTGTTTTTCACAgagagtacatgtatatgtgctGAAGGCGAAAAACACATGTAACATGTGTTAAACACATTTACAGTCAGATGAATATCATGTCTCTTCCACATTATAGAAACTTTTTAATATATGATAATGAAGAATTTATCTTGTGTTCCTTTTATCAAAAGACAACATGTGCCCATCGTGCACTGatgatttaatattttgcaTATACTTGATAACACTCTGGACAACCCTACGGAGAATGACACATTTTCTTAATAGATCACAATTCTCTTCTGTCAAATCAACACCGCagaaacttgaaaatatttgatattgaaaGGTTGAAACATGGCTCCTTCCAAACAAAAGAGTAACTGTAAATGCTTGCAGATTCTTTTACCCCTAATACCagcatggtttggcccaaatctaTTGTTATGGATGGTGATTACTGATCTGACACGTGATATTGGGGGTGTAGGTTTTTTGGTGTGATATATTAGTGACTTACTTGCATGAAGAGTTCATAAGAAGGTTCTCCTTCCCTTGGTGGGTTGACTGTACATTCCATGGTAATCTGTACAAGACCAAAGTACAAGCCATGTATTCATAGTTGGAAAGCCACTGACAAAAGTCTAACAATGCAACATAATCCAATTCACGTCAATTTATATTTCACTAGTCTGCTGTAAAAGCAAGATTTTGGATGCTGACGGTGTTAAGGTTAAACTGCGATGTGTTAAACAAGAATTTGTTATATTATGGGTGTACTGAGTCTGTAAACATCACGTGTCTTTTTTATTCCAGCGGAGAACTATTCAATATCAGTATCTCCCTTGAAAAATTTGCTAAAGAAATCTTTGCACCAGTTCAACTCACAAAAAGGGAAAATAAGTCAAGCTTAGGTTGTAAATATAACGTCGTGCAGTAGTGTAACCAGCTTTGCAGATCATCATCTGTGAGGAAAGATGTGCTTGTTCATAAAGCTGATAGTTGTAgaatgacttagaagaaaaataaTCATATGTGATGCTCTAATTTGCCCAAAATGCATaacattcatattttcattaaaacattgTTAATTAGACAGGCAGGTGAGTTACTTTTGATTATCTTAGATAACACTTTCAAATTCTTTATGCTTTCCGGTCTCCAAAAGTTTAGAAGTAAAGACACATGGATACAAAGAAAATTGGTGCATGCCAATAGAGGTGTGTCAAAGACTGAAAACAGACCTGTCCTAGAGTGGTTGGACAAAGCTTTGCTGATACTAATTTCTTGAGCATACCAAAGACTTCAGTGTCCATATTTATGGCTTCCATGTAACCACCACGTAGACCACATCTACATATGAAATGACACAAAGCATAAAAGTTACTTCATCAGGTTCATCTTGAGCAAAAATAGACAAACAATTAAATTGACAGTGGCAATCAGCTACGTACACAACACTGACTATTTGGAAATGATTATGAGGTTGACAAAACTATGCAATATTCACACATACTGCAGTATAGCTAAACTTGCAGAGTCACATAATATGAAGCAAGTTcacaaacaaactgctcttttCAGATGTAAGGAAATCCAAATAAATGTTCTCAATGTTGATTACAGATGTCCTGTCCTTCCCATACACCATTTTATACAATAAACAAATGTTGCTGTTTTCTGTAAATACCACCGCATGAGGGCGCACTTCCCAAATCCTACACTATTTTTACATTATCCTTTCTCTCCAACTGAAATATTACTCCTTTATACAAAACGACGACTGCATTAATTCATGTACACCACAAATTGACTTACTCTCCCATGAATCCCTTGGATGTTGAGTAGAAGGATGCAAGTTCCATGGTTTGATACTCAGGTCCCATTTCACGCAATACTTTCTTGAACGAGTGAAACTTGGCACCTTTAGCGTAAATGTTCTCTTGATACACCTAAAATATGATCATACACATACTCTCAGATAATATACTACAGCATGTGAAAATCTGACTTCAGTATTCAAGAAGAAAATAATAGAGAACAGTCTTTGTGTTTAACAGTATGCAAAGAGTAGTATGGATTACTGTAGGTAAAAATTTGCTTGTGCCTTCCATTGCAACAGTGCATTATGGGTGAAGTATCATATGGCCAAGGACAACACTATGCTGAAACTGAAACTCTGCTTGATGCATTTAAATTATCAGTAACATCAACTGTCATACTAGAATCCAACTTCcctaaaaatgaatgaatttttCAACAGTACTTGTCGAAGAAATTACATTTGTATTAAAAGTAGAAGAAAACATATTACCACTACACATTTTACTGGCAACATGAATGTTAAGTACTGTGTCATCTGAGAGGGGAACATTTCTCATCTGCATAAGTCAATTTAGGAACTTCtggaaatttatttgcatcagCAATCCAGCATCCATAATAGGTAAAATTTTCCTTGCATATAGGACAAGCTTCAGTTACAGAGTGAATCTATTTAGCCTATTAAAAGAGGGCACACATATGCTGAGAGAACataagaatattttgagaaTGCTGAATGCTAAATTTTTGCATATGAATCTTTGGCTGTAACAGTAAAATAGACACCCAAGGCCAGCAGTTCAAATCTCTTTCACTTCATCGTGTAAAAATCCACTTTCAAAATTCTTTTAGCAGAAATGACCCCCAAAAAAATTGTCCATTGAGGATTTGCTTCACACACTTTCACTGTCTCCTTCATACAACATACCCTGTATCTCCCTACATATTTCAACATTAGTGTCAATTTAGGGATTTGTTATAATGTCGTGAGTTGCATCCACATCAATACATGCACTGGTAAATTAAAGACTGTTTTCTGAGTCAAAGAAAACAACACTTATTCTCTGCTTTGTATGGGTACTTTCTCCTTCTGTGAATCGTCATCTCAATAATTAATCCAAAAACCAGGATCATCAAGataacaaattttgttttctgacGTTTGGAAGTTTATTCTCAAAGGAGGGTATTTTCACAAACTCTTCTTTCCACAGCTATCATTAAGATCAACCAACCTCATCAGCAACAATGTATAAATTTTCTCTGTGTGCAAACTTAATGATGTCTTCAATGTTCTCCCGGTTCAACACTTGACCTAAAcaggaaaacaaagtttttcaTTGTGTACTACATTGATAGTTACATTGGTCTGATCAAGTGACTAAAGTGCTGCTTCTTGGAAACTTTTTTGGGCCAATATTGGTTGGCTGAAATGCATTGTTCTTATTAAATTATTTCCGAACAGCCAATCAGGTAGAGAATAGCCCAAGTTCAGACTCCTTGATTAATTTTGGTGCAAGTAACTAGCCATCAGGATATTTGTATAATATGCCTATCAATTGGAAAAGTACAGTGCAATTCACTACAAATAAGGCCcaaaaaggtgaaaaaatatttcatggagTAATATTGTGCAAGTATGAATTTACAAAATTGGCCAGCAGGCTTGATACATTATAGAATCTAAATTCGAAACCAGTGCCTGAACACATTGCTATCTGTGAACTCAAAGAGTGAATTTGAAACATGTATTTGatcaacaatttggcaaaaaaggaaataaattaTTGGTAATTGAAGTGTACCTACCAGTGGGATTTCCTGGGTTGATGATAACAATAGCCACGGGATTGCTGTGCTTCCTGGCTTCAGTGACTGCTCGTTCCAACTCAGATACTTTCAAACTCCAGCCAGTCTCTTCATCCATGAAGTATCCAATCTGCCAGAGAATTCACAGGTTAATAGAGTATTTAGCATAATACTTCATGTTTTATCTAGCTTTGCAATCATTACACAGTTTTGGCTGGGATATGAGCATTTGTGATTTTATGTGAGGGAAGAATCTATTCTGGGGTGAGCAAATTATTTTCAGATCCACAAGCCCATGGACTAGTAACCAAGATGGCACAGCTCCATTAGCCAGGTGCACGTAGTCAACATTGAAGTTACCAGTTGCATAATTCACTATCCCATTGGGCTAGtggaaacaacacaaacttgcCATAAAGACACCAAGTCTATGAGCTTTGGCTTGTAGATTTGCTGATCCCTGAAATGTGTGAGGCAAGAGCAACTGACTGTCACTATGATATCATGACAATGTGAATGAGTACAGTGGCAGCTTTTGAAATTTAACTGAACGAGCCCTAAAAGTTTATCCTGTAATTGTGAtgcttctcaacaaatcaaggaATAATTTGGTCGTTCACCAAAGTAAAGTGAGCGTAAAGTAACAAAAGGCGCTAgctttctaaaaaaaaaattgaagttttaCATCAAGAATTTCATAGGGCCCAACACTGGGCTGTGTTTCCAAAAGTTCTACAATGCTTTGGAAAAAGGAGCATTCATCTATTATCAAGTTAGTTTTAACCCTTGggagccaaagtcaatttttgttattttacaaaatatacccttgtcaatttttttcaagatttttgccaaaattttgatcaaaaattgtagccaatgaaatatgatgtccatttggtccaaaattatcaaacaattacagaaaaaattataaaaattggtaaaatgttgctctaaaattttggtggcaaaaattacagcactcaatgggttaacaaatcatttcaagaTCATGAGGTACTATCATGAAGATTCCTATGCTCTGATTTGAGGATTTTGTGATAATATCAGTTTGTTCTAGTCCTGAATAACACATGAAATATTGTCCTGCCAGTTAGTGGGACACTGTTTAATTACCGATACACCATATTAACCTTACAGAACACACTGACCAACTGAGTGCAGACCCAAATGATGTGGTTGAGACTTGACTTACCTGCACAGCATCAAATTCTGCCAGTGATGCTGAATATAGTGGGTATTGAGGAATTGGAATCATAACACCAGATCTTGTTTTGCCTTCCCCGGCCACTACACATTTCAGTAGAGACTGCAAATACATTGAAAGAGCAAAGTTTACCGTATCAGACAAATCAACTACAAGTGTCAAATAAAATTCACAGGGAATCCTACACAAGTCTATTTTGTGATTGGCATCTCTCATACCATAAGTTTGTGCCCAGAACAACTATaagaatgataaaataattacaataaAAGGTGTATACTAtgtttttaaaatctgtaaaaagttttggccatttaaaattttaacacatccCTTTGGCAGTAACTCGGACAT
Proteins encoded in this window:
- the LOC139147405 gene encoding alanine aminotransferase 2-like, whose product is MYTRAARRAVPVIATNLERSQGSLLGRLAMANSSQPKRPKVVTLENMNPHVRTMQYAVRGPIVARATAIEKELAQGEKKPFPDVVKCNIGDAHALGQKPITFIRQVIALATYPELLSSDMFPEDAKARARRALSGCKNESVGSYSDSVGIEPIRQDIAAYIERRDGHPSDPNDIVLCAGASEGIRSLLKCVVAGEGKTRSGVMIPIPQYPLYSASLAEFDAVQIGYFMDEETGWSLKVSELERAVTEARKHSNPVAIVIINPGNPTGQVLNRENIEDIIKFAHRENLYIVADEVYQENIYAKGAKFHSFKKVLREMGPEYQTMELASFYSTSKGFMGECGLRGGYMEAINMDTEVFGMLKKLVSAKLCPTTLGQITMECTVNPPREGEPSYELFMQEKTAVLQALREKAKLVAETFDAVDGVSCNEVMGAMYAFPRIHLPKKAVEKAKELGMAADAFYCMRFLEEKGVCVVAGSGFGQVDGTYHFRMTILPSVEKIKEVMERFREFHSKFMEEYKD